GACACTGGATGGCAACAAAGGGACAATGTTGCCAAACATACTTGCGTCTTCCTTTACCTGTGCCTTCTCCTCGTGATTTATTACTTTACCCCTCACTGCTTTTACCAACAGCTCATAATGTCTCAtgatttgtgacattttcaaaaatgtcaGAGCGATTATCTCATCTTTTAGTGAAAATCAGGCTTCAGTTTAAAATGATGTGTcataatatttagatttttttttcaaagaaatagCTGAAAAAATAGCACATTGTGCAAATAAAGACATTTAGTAAATCATCAAGCGTTAATTAGTAAAGACAAATTATGACAGGTTTGTGCttggaaaaactgttttttaggtggttattaaaaatgcacacacgtacacagaaCTTCATGTGAACTCGAGGTCCATAAATCTAATTTCTGGACAGAAAACAAGGacagaaaacaattaaattattattattccatgGCCATTTCACTTGAATCTTAACATGAACAGTTTGAAGTTGGAAGTATAAAGCGGTTCTGTTCCCCActgaatgtaaaacaaaatgacaaagaatgACCTCTACTCACACTCCGTGACGAAGAAGTTGAGCATGGTAAGAACCACAGTGTGGCCGCTGAACATGTAGTCACCACATGTATGCACTCCTGTCAGGGTCATCCCAAAACCGCTCCATATGGCTACAGCTCGCTGCAGTTTGGCCCACATGTCACCGTATATCTAAAATAAGAGAAGAAGTGTAAGTATTGTGatcttgaaaataaataaataaataaaaaaaagaggcagggATGTAGTGTTTAAAATTCATTACCTTTCCTGAGCATTGCAGGTGCTGTCCTGGCACAGACAGGGAGGTGACAAACATGGTGATGCAGCGCAGCATGAACACCGTCCCCATTAGGCTGCACATGCGCCGCAAAAGAATGGACCTACGAGAAGAGGAACAGTCAACGCAGGTCTTCCATTGTTTTCCTACAGCACATGCACTGACGTGACAGGACTTTACCTGTGTTTATGGAGCAACAGAACCAGCAGCCAGATGTTACAGAGGATCACCCCACATGCTTCAGCCATGGCAAAGGCCCATGGTATTCTAGGCACGCTGttggaaaaagagaggaaaagtcaaATTCCAAACTTCTCTGGTGTTTTTGTGAGGATCTGCTGCTTATCGTTGGCGTTTTGGACTgcttctgtttagttttttttacattttataggcTAAGTCATTAATCTggaacaaaataaattaaagtcaGTAGCTAAATCATTAATCTTATCCCTAAAAATACCTTTTTGAGATTATTATACTATGGTTAAGGCTTAAATATTTCCAAGACGTTCTAATTTCCATGTTCAAAGTTTCTAAAATCACGATCCTCAACACCAAAATCGTTAAATGCACTTGCCAAACGCGCACTGGCATTACCCTGAAATCAGCTTTTCCCCAATAATCTAAGACATTCCATGAAAAAACTCAAAGCTGGCCATAAACAACGGGTCACACCACAAAGTAggtcactttaaaaaaaaaacactcaaaagaTCTCTTTGAACCAAAGCTAGCCCATCAGGAATATGTGAGGACAATAATAGAAACATGCTACAAGGAAGTAGGGCAATTATAATGTCCACCATCTGGTATGATATTCTGAcacttgataaaaaaaaatttttttatatctttggAATTTCACAGttggctgtttttgttgttatttttggagACCTCCCAGTGCCCCGGGTCAGAAAAGGAAGGCTTAAGAGTGTCTTAGCTGTCAAACACCCACCTGTCTAGGAAAATATCTGGCAGTGGAGGGTATGTGCGCATGTCAGGCACCCTCTCGTGCACGATGACCATGACGAAGGATGTGaacccaaacacaaacaccacataGATGGAGCTAAGCACCGTCTTCCAGTACTCTGGATCCAGGCGCCTTGTCTGCTGCTTGTACTTTCCATTAGTGTACTGGTGATACTCCTCTCCCACTGGTGCTGTGTCAGTGCTGTCACAGTCTCTGCCCGGGTCTCCATTACACAGCCAGTCCAAACTGCCTCCTGAGCCTGTAGGAGAGTGGCCGTCAAAGGGAAGACCGAGCTCCTCCAACAGGTCTATGttctgtttttgcagtttgCGGATGGACACCATCAGCCTTTTGATGTCCCCCAGCACTTTGAGCTCCAGAGGTGGCGAGCGGAGGTCATACTCGCTGAGGGCGAGCAGGCTGGTGCCGTCCAGGCGGTGCTTGTTACACAGCAGGTCCACATAGTCACAAAAGCCCTCTTCTTTCAGCCACTTGGCGACGTGTTTGGGCGTCCAGCGGCGGACGCTCAGTTGTGTCATTTCGTCCTCGCTCTGAAACCTGGAGAAAAGAAGATCAAAACTCTAAACCTTCCCCTCACTGACTAAATCAGCTCCCCGCCGCCAAAAAAGAAGAATCTTAAGGAGAAGTAGGCACTCTTTATTTCCACCGAATCAGCAAAACTAATTCCAAACAATCCACGCAACACTGCCACATAGACAGAAACTAACTTCACTTTGTGACAAAGACTATAAGGGATAAACAAGTTTAAGACAACcccctaaaatacacacagactgagcCAATATTTGAGGAAAGATAAGTTTGCACAATAGATTACCACACCCTTGAAAAAATTTGGGTGAAGGAGCAGACAAAGCCAGACACTAAGAGTTATGGATGATGACTTGTTGGTTATTATCTTTAATCCTTTTATTCAAGCAGGCACCCTTAAATGAGTGAGTAATACACCCTATATGTTTCCATGGATACAGCACTGTAGCTCCTGCAGCAGCAACCCCCCCTCCATCACCAGCCATCAATAAGGTGCGGCCCTTACTTTTCAATGTAAGATAACCAGCCTGTGACTGTGTATGCAACCACAGGTATTCACACAAACCAAACCGAAAGCATCCTTTCTTTCTATCACCACAAGGCTAATTCAGCCCTGTAGCCAATGTTAGCCAGCAATGAGCTAATCGCTAGCTCGCTCAAtgcccttttcttttcatttgacGCTCACTCACACTCACCCGGGGCCGAGACGTAACAGAGGACCGATAGGGACACTCGTTTATTCAGCTAGCCAGCTATCTGGCATCTCGCAAGAATCTGAAGAAACCGTATGAGCGTTTGCTGCAACAACACGGGCTCGTTGGGAGTCATTTCGCCGCGCTGGTTAGCATTACTGTTGACAACACAGGGTGGTATTACACAGAATAGCTGCGCACTGAGAATGGGCTTGGGGAGGGCGAAACAGTGACACCTACTGGTGGAAGGAGGGTACTGCAGCGTCTTTAACACACTGCAGTATTGATATTGTTATGATTTAAAGCAAAGTCATTATTCGGCCAAGTTCAGTGCCACAAAATGAGAAATCCGAGTTGGGGCGTGAAATGCAGTTGAAATAGCTTCAGAGGTTGTGTGGTTGAGCAGCATTTAGAATATGGGTCACTGATTTAATTTTAGAACAGGAACACCTGTCCTTGTCAGTACCCACATGGTTGTAGTAAAGCCTCAACGgagtttgaaaataaatgttgtgacaAGAGTTAATCACACAAATGTGTAGTTTTGTCAATGTGGACAACTGTAAATGCTCATGAGCAATCCACAGGAAAGTACGCCTTCAGTGAAAGACTTGGTGAAGGTTTTATATGGAGGGAAAAGGTTTGGTAATCATGTGGATGAAGTTTGGCCTAACCTTTTCATTGGTGACATGTGAGTATTTGACATACGCgactgtaataaaaaataacatggTTTCCttgtaatgtgttttcttttgtccacAGGTCAGTGGCCAATGATCGCTACAGTCTGTGGAAGCTGGCGATCACTCATGTTGTGAATGCAGCTCATGGGAGGATGCACTGTCAGGGGAGTCATGACTTCTATGGCTCCACTGTGGATTATTATGGAGTGCCCGCTGATGACTCACCGTCCTTTGACCTCGCTCGCTATTTCTTTCCCTCTGCTGAGTATATTCAGAGTGCACTTGACACAGCTGGTGGTAAATACCCATCGTGTTCCTTTATTGTCAGTTTTATCTCAGACTTTGCAGGTTTTTCTGAAAGCCACTCGTTGTatccacagtaaaaaaaaaaaaacactgtcagctCGTGCTTTGTGCTTGTTGTaatctttttcttcctctcgtCCCAGCTCGCGTTTTTGTCCACTGTGCAGTTGGAGTTAGCAGGTCTGCCTCTCTCGTCCTGGCCTACCTAATGATCCACCATCATTACACCCTACTAGAGGCCATCAATAAGGTCAAGGAGCACAGGTGGATCTTCCCAAACAGAGGATTCCTCAAACAGCTTTGCGCTTTGGATATGAAACTACGCAAGAGTAATCTTCCACGCATCAAGAACAAATTGATTTTATAACTTACAGGACTTCAAATGCCGATTTTTCTCATGATAAATAAAGGATTCAGCATCTGCCAGTGGAGAGCGATACTGTACTTTGACTTTAATCAGTTTCTAGAATGaaccaaatgtatttttattgattctGGTGCCGTTTGTGAGTCATGCTGCCTGCTCACTAGATATTGATCCTTATATTAATAGGTGAACAGTGTAATCAACTCACCCTGAGGCAGAATCCAATTTAAGATGGAATATGAGACAAAATGACTTATTTAACCTTTGCAACCTTTGTAGAACATTTACAACCCtattttacatttagtttaAAACACCTGGGTGCCAGTTTTACTTGATATGATACttgatatttatttcattctcaAAGGGATAGTTTTTTTGGGCTGTACGAGGTAAATATCTATTGTCCTTGTGTTACCTAAAGTGGGCCGCACAACCTGACCTTCTGATGTAAAGTCGATGCACAAtatgccaaaaaactgcagttcctcgaatggccacttgaggctggctacaagAAGGAGTCACTCTCCATAAGCTTCTTCAACAGATgctttgtttgagcacccaggcgtcattcaccCTGCCTCgttgatccatgtctttgccgatttttagattagctggggggcggaagaggcaggattACTAACAttgcagcagccagagccagagcgttttgagcttcaaaacgtctCTTCAGAATCCTGTGGGTGACGCAGActtacgctgtccattctttaaactgtcagcGGTCCACATTAGTGCCCAAACTCAAACTGAGGACACACTGACCactgtctactgtaggtaacactcTGAGAGACAAGTGCCTCATACAACTTCATTTGTATATAAATACCATAACCATCCATTTATGACCATAAAAAACTAGTAcaatatgtacaaaaataataattataataacagaTAAGTAATAAtagatttatacatttatatagtGCTTCATCTAGATACACAACACTTGCATCAAATGAGAGAAACTCACCTCAACCATCATCATAACTACAAATGTTCCTGCAAATGTCTTTTCAGTGCATATCTTTTGTCATAGACTCAAAAGCTGAAAAACCTTGTATGCTCAGGCTCTTTATCAGGGAACATAGGTCTTTGAAATCTGTCAATCGGCCCTGGCTTTGCTGTGATGATGACGTAGAGGAAGACATGGAATACATTTAAGACTTTTCAATCTTCTTCAGAGAAAACCTGGATCATTAACGGCTCAGAAACATGACTGGTGCTCTTCAGGGGTAAAAGATCATTCTTATTGCGCGGTAAATAGAGCTCATTAGGTGTGTCTTTCGGTGTTTAAAATGCTTCCAAAACAGCTTCGCAAATACAAAATATGCGCTCAGTATCAGCCGAGCCTCTTCCCACACAGGAGCACACACAACACTTTGCTAAACTGCATCTGGATGTCATCAGAATCGCTCATTCTCCAGCAGGTATGGATCTTATTTTCAAAGCATTGCATACATATCAACTGGGATTTGTTCCCATCACATACACTACTGTAGATTGATCAATAAGCAGAAGCAGCActttaaataatcaatcaataacTGTCTACAGGTCAAAATGACCCGCAAACCCTTTATCGACTGATTTTGTGTAGAACATCAGTACTGACTTTTCAACAACACACCATCACGTCCACATTTCAACATCCACATTCATGACCCTGAATGAAGAGAAGTCATTAAATTTTATTCCTTAAAACAGAggttaattatgtttttcttccgtttaaaagctgaaaatggTGAAATTGACCTGCAACATAATAGGAGGGTAAAGGGAAAAAATTGCAGCAATGTGAAGGCTGTTTGATGTCATGGGAAGCCAACAGCAAGcttaatttttttctctctcttcagccaATTTGCGTTCACAAGGTATTTATGTCAGAGCAGTAAACTAACTGTGTGAAGCTGttacagtatttctgttttatttctgcattacACTGTACTTTCTGTCACCTGGTATAAGCAATGCACTTAAACATTTTGTCCTTAATAACATCCAATTATCACTGTTTTATGGAATGATTCATCTCGGTTTGAGGCTTATTAAATTAGAGTCCCACAGTGGTGTGAAAAGCAGAGCCCAGGCTGCACTGTTTGTTGTTCTGCCCTCTGCACGAGTAAGACTACACGCTAGGTTAAGCACTAAATTGGGGAACTGTCCAGTGACAGCAGATAAACACCTGCTCGTACAGATCATCCTGAGCCGGAGTTGACGGGAACTgctttaatacaacaaacatttGGACCAGTAATAGATCCAAGACGTGAGGATTTGGACTTGAAAATGTCAGCCgtgaaaaacaagacaaaagaatACTTGACCGTAAAGGATCTGCAGAAGGTTTTGGACTCATGCAAACTGCATCTCAATGAAGTTGACGAAGTCTGGCCAAAAATATACATAGGGAATGTGTAagtatacattttatttcacatttaaaccaGACTTAATGAGTTTGCCTTGTAAGGAAAATGTGAAACgtgtttaaaaagtgtttatctTTTGCAAATGTTATTCTGGTATAAAACATTCACATaagtctcttctgtctctttgtcttgctAGGGCAGTAGCCCAAAACAAGGCTGCCTTGCTGAAATTAGGTATAACTCATGTATTAAACGCTGCACACTCCAAGCGAGGCAGCATAGGGAACCAAAGCTTTTATGGCCACGGCTTTGTGTATTGTGGCATTCCAGCAGATGACTCGACGCACTTTGATCTGGATGTTTACTTCCAGCCTGCAGCTGATTTCATTCATAAAGCTCTGAAGACACCTGATGGTAAGACTCCCCGAGGCTTCTTTTTCACATGAATAATCATATTTCTGCACGGTGagttttaattatataattcaGTCTCCATAAAGATAGAGTAATTTgctgaaaaaaatattccttAAACCCCTTTAATAAACCCATCTACTCACATTCTCCCACCATGCCGTCCTTTCAATGTCACCACAATGTAACACGAGTTGTAATGGTATGTAAGTGTATTTTCAGCCAGCGGTAATAATAAGGGTCTTACCTTGCAGAATTTGAGTCTATAATGTGACCATGGCTCCTTTCAAAGAAGCTATCAAGCAGAGGACAAGTTGGGATTAAAGAGTCAGTCGGGCCCCGTCTGCAAAAGGGACCTTAAATGAACAAAGGCGATGAATTGTAGGAACTATTTTTAgctcacagcaggaaaaaagaaaggccACAGTGTGAGACGGGCAGCCATGTATGATATTAATAAGACTGAGGCCTCTCACTAATCCTTTCCTTCACATCCTCTCTTTTCCCTTCATCTTGTCTGTTCTGCAGGGAAAGTTCTGGTGCACTGCATCATGGGAATGAGTCGGTCATCCACTTTGGTGTTAGCCTACCTCATGATCTACCGTCACCTCACACTCAAGAAGGCTTTGCAGAAATTGATCCAGAAGAGAGCTATCTACCCCAACAGGAATTTCTTGGCTCTGCTGTTGGATCTGGATCTTCAGCTGACGAGAAATAAGAAAACATGTCAGATCCTGTAATCAAAGAGAGGTTTACACTTCTTAGTCAAACAGCTGTGTGGTTTCAAGAGAGACGGCGACgccggtctgtctgtctgtcggtgcagactgaaatatttctacGGCTGATgaattgtcatgaaatttggttCCACTGCGACTGAATTTTTGTCAAACTCAGCTGTGCTTTGCGATTAACACTAATAATATATCACAttacaaaggaaagaaaaaggagaatgGGAAAGCTGAACACCAAGGAGCGTCACGATTCTCCAAATCCATGATTTAACTTTtaagtgatatatatatatatatatatatatgaaataaataacaacaaaaataataatagtattataGATAGATAAAAAGTTTACTTGGCTTGACTAGTGGATTTGTTATGAGAAGTGTGCCTCTCCCGGTGCCAGCTCATTGCCGCAGTcacagaaaaagtgaaaagtgcTTCAAGCTATACAGGATAGTTAAGTTACTTTACTCACACGTAACGTGGATAGGTAATAGATACTGAACGGTCGTGTGTATTGCTGCTACACGTGGAAAGTTtcttgatgtatttttttttactttataacACGGATGGCGACATATAAACGCATCACATTATAGCAA
The nucleotide sequence above comes from Larimichthys crocea isolate SSNF chromosome XVI, L_crocea_2.0, whole genome shotgun sequence. Encoded proteins:
- the samd8 gene encoding sphingomyelin synthase-related protein 1; the protein is MTQLSVRRWTPKHVAKWLKEEGFCDYVDLLCNKHRLDGTSLLALSEYDLRSPPLELKVLGDIKRLMVSIRKLQKQNIDLLEELGLPFDGHSPTGSGGSLDWLCNGDPGRDCDSTDTAPVGEEYHQYTNGKYKQQTRRLDPEYWKTVLSSIYVVFVFGFTSFVMVIVHERVPDMRTYPPLPDIFLDSVPRIPWAFAMAEACGVILCNIWLLVLLLHKHRSILLRRMCSLMGTVFMLRCITMFVTSLSVPGQHLQCSGKIYGDMWAKLQRAVAIWSGFGMTLTGVHTCGDYMFSGHTVVLTMLNFFVTEYTPRSWNFIHTLSWVLNLFGIFFILAAHEHYSIDVFIAFYITTRLFLYYHTLANTRAYQQSRRARIWFPMFSFFECNVNGPVPNEYGWPFSRPSMMRRLIG
- the LOC109138655 gene encoding dual specificity protein phosphatase 13, producing MLMSNPQESTPSVKDLVKVLYGGKRFGNHVDEVWPNLFIGDMSVANDRYSLWKLAITHVVNAAHGRMHCQGSHDFYGSTVDYYGVPADDSPSFDLARYFFPSAEYIQSALDTAGARVFVHCAVGVSRSASLVLAYLMIHHHYTLLEAINKVKEHRWIFPNRGFLKQLCALDMKLRKSNLPRIKNKLIL
- the LOC104930939 gene encoding dual specificity protein phosphatase 13; the encoded protein is MSAVKNKTKEYLTVKDLQKVLDSCKLHLNEVDEVWPKIYIGNVAVAQNKAALLKLGITHVLNAAHSKRGSIGNQSFYGHGFVYCGIPADDSTHFDLDVYFQPAADFIHKALKTPDGKVLVHCIMGMSRSSTLVLAYLMIYRHLTLKKALQKLIQKRAIYPNRNFLALLLDLDLQLTRNKKTCQIL